In the Phaeobacter gallaeciensis genome, one interval contains:
- a CDS encoding transcriptional regulator has product MCNLIKLNQFGAFGVFLSDGSSVPLGAKHQALMALLATSASGIRTRAFLEHTLWSLAQPEQAKASLRTALSTLKRHLGPEAAQAITANRERVTLDLSRVEFIEPEDQAEFMEGFELPHETRFESWLAQMRADFEAKQTGQPTGGAGQIGQTGRVQYNDLLPPIAVLPFVQHTPGEDTSPLGSLLSEELSRCLARSQAFTVTSYLASRQFDPNRIRPIEVSQVAGVNYLVSGVVHVRGQMMNADIELHDAVREKVIWSRSFQGPLSDLMAGQSAALRDATRQIGQTVVGESIRLIGFKPLAGLEGHTLLMGAISLMQDMNPASFEKAREILNVLLSRAPQHPLALTWMGFWHVLRIQKGFSNDRQLDIHLAEQLATSALSADPSFSLAHTLKGVISSHLLFHFDLAQTSYDLALKDNPNEALALLLKGTTRAYQDRPDEAVQLTDAARRLSPLGPQRYYFDAESAVANLTARNYGRAIELADRSLEANASYPTSLGTKAIALQMSGRTSEARDTVQDLLKAAPMFNMSRYHNYTPLAAGPAGEEWGHALKMAGVPD; this is encoded by the coding sequence ATGTGTAATTTGATCAAGTTGAATCAGTTCGGCGCGTTCGGTGTATTTCTGTCGGATGGCAGCAGCGTACCCCTAGGGGCCAAGCATCAGGCCTTGATGGCCCTTTTGGCGACCTCAGCATCGGGTATCCGAACAAGAGCATTTTTAGAACACACTTTGTGGAGCCTTGCTCAACCTGAACAAGCAAAGGCCAGCCTGAGGACGGCATTATCGACGCTAAAACGCCATCTGGGACCGGAAGCGGCCCAGGCGATCACAGCTAACCGGGAACGCGTTACTCTGGACCTGTCACGGGTGGAGTTCATTGAGCCCGAGGATCAGGCCGAGTTCATGGAGGGTTTCGAACTGCCGCATGAGACCCGGTTCGAAAGCTGGCTGGCCCAGATGCGGGCGGACTTCGAGGCAAAGCAGACAGGGCAGCCCACCGGCGGCGCTGGGCAAATCGGGCAAACCGGTCGGGTGCAGTATAATGATCTTCTGCCTCCGATCGCGGTCTTGCCCTTCGTGCAACACACCCCGGGCGAGGACACCTCGCCCTTGGGCTCATTGCTGTCCGAAGAACTGTCTCGCTGCCTTGCACGCAGTCAGGCTTTTACCGTGACATCTTATCTGGCCTCGCGGCAATTCGACCCGAACCGGATCCGCCCGATCGAGGTCTCGCAGGTGGCTGGGGTGAACTATTTGGTGTCTGGTGTGGTGCATGTGCGCGGGCAGATGATGAATGCGGATATCGAGTTGCACGATGCGGTGCGCGAAAAGGTGATATGGTCGCGCAGCTTCCAGGGGCCGTTGTCGGACCTGATGGCGGGACAAAGCGCGGCCCTGAGGGACGCCACGCGCCAAATCGGTCAAACGGTTGTGGGCGAATCGATCCGCCTTATCGGCTTCAAGCCGCTGGCAGGGCTGGAGGGGCACACGCTGTTAATGGGTGCTATTTCCCTGATGCAGGACATGAACCCCGCTTCCTTTGAAAAGGCACGTGAAATCCTGAACGTGCTGCTGAGCCGGGCCCCGCAGCATCCGCTTGCTCTGACATGGATGGGGTTCTGGCACGTACTGCGGATCCAGAAGGGTTTTTCCAACGATCGACAGCTTGATATCCATCTTGCAGAACAGCTTGCGACCTCGGCGCTCAGCGCGGATCCGTCTTTCTCGTTGGCGCATACGCTGAAGGGCGTGATTTCCAGCCATCTGCTGTTCCATTTCGATCTGGCGCAGACTTCCTATGATCTGGCTTTGAAGGACAATCCAAACGAAGCCTTGGCCCTGCTGCTCAAAGGTACCACCCGGGCCTATCAGGACCGCCCGGACGAGGCGGTGCAACTGACCGATGCCGCGCGACGGCTGTCCCCACTGGGGCCGCAACGCTATTATTTCGACGCGGAATCCGCAGTCGCGAACCTGACCGCGCGAAATTATGGGCGGGCGATCGAGCTTGCGGACCGGTCGCTTGAGGCAAATGCCTCCTATCCGACCAGTCTGGGGACCAAGGCCATTGCTTTGCAGATGTCGGGGCGCACCTCCGAAGCCCGCGATACGGTTCAGGATCTTCTGAAGGCCGCGCCAATGTTCAATATGAGCCGGTACCACAACTACACGCCGCTTGCGGCAGGACCCGCCGGAGAGGAATGGGGGCATGCGCTGAAAATGGCGGGTGTCCCGGACTGA
- a CDS encoding sensor histidine kinase: MLDIMIVDDDEGDRKLVRRLLRAPAGKRSFREASNGQAALDYTDDNIDVIFLDYLLPGMSGLELLEHFSKTWPKATIFLMTGQGDEEIAKSAILQGASDYIPKSIMTETALNRMIENGIKLSKMRWKLEEHRQELSLFSDVLVHDLRAPVRAIEFLSEQIIEDFESGNMDEVAREFEMMKLSVRRMSELIESLASHINLNGPSNQEKVSVENLFERAQMALAKDISESGAEVRWKANGLSVDCIAPQVAQLLQNLIGNSIKYAGPSSPVISVSAAEIPNGIQFTVADNGVGVPEDFHDKIFEPFRRLQQTEELPGTGLGLATCRKIAERHDGEIWCAADTDVGTTIHFTIKQRPEEEDN; the protein is encoded by the coding sequence ATGCTCGACATTATGATCGTGGACGATGATGAGGGTGATCGCAAGCTGGTCCGAAGGCTGCTGCGGGCTCCGGCGGGAAAGCGGTCATTCCGGGAAGCAAGCAACGGACAGGCGGCGCTGGATTACACGGATGACAACATCGATGTCATTTTCCTGGACTACCTGCTGCCCGGCATGTCCGGCCTGGAGCTTCTGGAACATTTTTCAAAGACATGGCCAAAGGCGACAATTTTCCTGATGACCGGCCAAGGAGACGAGGAAATCGCCAAGAGCGCCATTCTGCAAGGCGCGTCTGATTACATTCCAAAATCGATCATGACCGAAACGGCGCTGAACCGGATGATCGAAAACGGCATAAAGCTCTCCAAGATGCGCTGGAAACTGGAAGAACACCGGCAGGAGCTGAGCCTGTTTTCGGATGTTCTGGTGCATGACCTGCGGGCTCCCGTCCGCGCCATCGAGTTTCTGAGCGAACAGATCATCGAGGATTTCGAGAGCGGCAATATGGATGAGGTGGCCCGGGAATTCGAAATGATGAAACTTTCAGTGAGGCGCATGTCCGAGCTGATCGAAAGTCTTGCCAGCCACATCAACCTGAATGGCCCCTCCAACCAAGAGAAGGTGTCCGTGGAAAACCTTTTTGAACGCGCCCAGATGGCTCTGGCCAAGGATATTTCGGAAAGCGGCGCCGAGGTGCGTTGGAAGGCCAACGGGCTGTCGGTGGATTGCATCGCGCCGCAGGTCGCGCAGCTGCTGCAGAACCTGATCGGGAACTCGATCAAATACGCTGGCCCTTCCAGCCCGGTCATTTCAGTCTCTGCCGCCGAAATTCCAAACGGGATCCAGTTCACGGTAGCGGACAATGGCGTCGGGGTGCCGGAAGATTTCCACGACAAAATCTTCGAACCCTTCCGCCGTCTGCAGCAAACCGAAGAATTGCCTGGCACCGGGCTTGGCCTTGCCACCTGTCGCAAGATCGCCGAACGCCATGATGGGGAAATCTGGTGCGCCGCCGATACCGACGTCGGCACCACGATACATTTCACAATCAAACAGCGCCCCGAGGAAGAAGACAACTAG
- a CDS encoding NADPH:quinone reductase produces the protein MKAVVYRAFGPAQKVLSLETLPAPELASGEVRVALAYSGVNPSDVKARAGARAGVTELPFPAIIPHSDGAGVITEVGEGVEPARVGQRVWIWNGQWQRAYGTAASEICLPQEQAVPMSDTVDFETGAALGIPGLTACHTVFSGGEVSGKTVLVQGGAGTVGLLAVQLAKWGGARVIATCSAAARDRVLAAGADAVLDYSATDLSDQIIAANDGQLVNLIVEVEFGANAEVDAAVIAPNGRITAYGSAKAMQPALPFYPLMFKAVTLEMALVYLLTPTQREAAIARLNRALEAQALSVPVAKIFPLAEAAAAHEAVEGGDRKGVILLQTSENPMK, from the coding sequence ATGAAAGCCGTCGTTTACCGCGCCTTCGGACCTGCCCAAAAGGTCCTGTCCCTTGAAACCCTGCCAGCACCCGAACTTGCCTCTGGCGAGGTACGCGTCGCGCTGGCCTATTCCGGCGTCAATCCTTCCGATGTCAAAGCGCGGGCCGGAGCACGGGCGGGTGTCACCGAACTGCCCTTTCCCGCAATCATTCCTCATAGCGATGGCGCGGGCGTCATCACCGAAGTCGGCGAAGGCGTGGAACCGGCGCGAGTCGGGCAGCGGGTCTGGATCTGGAACGGTCAGTGGCAGCGCGCCTATGGCACCGCCGCAAGCGAGATCTGCCTGCCGCAGGAGCAGGCGGTGCCCATGTCTGACACGGTCGATTTTGAAACCGGTGCCGCGCTTGGCATTCCGGGGCTGACCGCCTGTCATACCGTGTTCTCCGGTGGCGAGGTTTCCGGCAAAACCGTTCTGGTGCAGGGCGGGGCAGGGACCGTAGGTCTTCTGGCTGTACAATTGGCCAAATGGGGCGGTGCGCGGGTGATCGCGACCTGTTCCGCAGCTGCGCGAGACCGTGTTCTGGCGGCCGGGGCCGACGCGGTGCTGGATTACAGCGCTACGGACCTCAGCGACCAGATCATCGCTGCAAATGACGGCCAGCTCGTCAATCTGATCGTCGAGGTGGAGTTTGGCGCCAACGCCGAGGTGGACGCGGCAGTGATCGCCCCGAACGGCCGGATCACGGCCTATGGCTCGGCAAAGGCGATGCAACCCGCCTTGCCCTTCTATCCGCTGATGTTCAAGGCGGTCACGTTGGAGATGGCTCTGGTCTACCTGCTGACGCCGACCCAACGCGAGGCGGCGATCGCCCGTTTGAATCGCGCCCTGGAGGCTCAGGCCCTGTCGGTTCCCGTGGCGAAAATCTTTCCTCTGGCCGAGGCCGCCGCAGCGCATGAAGCCGTTGAGGGTGGTGATCGCAAAGGCGTGATTTTGCTGCAAACTTCTGAAAATCCAATGAAATAA
- a CDS encoding globin-coupled sensor protein, whose amino-acid sequence MIKEHEEALSKFGFDEVVKKYLIEGGELVVPLLPQVLDRFYGVVMDDPEMARFFPNQELMDQAKLGQQKHWEMLLSGAFSEEYFASAYRIGRIHPRIGLPFLFYLSGYAQAVSHIQELLLERNQGILGLFRRHNVPKIISALTRAFSLDTHLVLDAHFSAEKEEQETAFAHLTAGIDRMAARDLTQLIPGPEASDYPERYDPVRKAFNGLICTQRDVLHTIQDAASRLNIRANEVVQSAEDLSQRTESQAATLEETAAAVEQITVSMHASADATSETTKIVHSTRDGAARGGEVVQSAIQKMQDIEDSSHQISQIINVIDDIAFQTNLLALNAGVEAARAGETGKGFAVVASEVRALAQRSADSANEIKSLINVSAGHVEGGVTLVNDTGEALTMIRGDIGRTVELTSEVANSAQQQSTGLGEINVGVSQLDQVTQQNAAMAEQVTAAALSMTEDVGRLNTLIGSFDIGRPTIGCAEAEAMPESTSAANLRAG is encoded by the coding sequence ATGATAAAGGAGCACGAAGAGGCGCTATCGAAGTTTGGCTTTGATGAAGTCGTGAAAAAATATCTGATTGAGGGCGGAGAATTGGTTGTTCCGCTGTTGCCTCAGGTTTTGGATCGTTTTTATGGTGTCGTAATGGATGATCCCGAAATGGCGCGTTTTTTTCCAAATCAGGAATTGATGGATCAGGCGAAGCTTGGACAGCAAAAACACTGGGAGATGTTGTTGTCGGGCGCGTTTAGCGAAGAGTATTTTGCAAGTGCCTATCGGATTGGCCGAATCCACCCCCGCATCGGCTTGCCATTTTTGTTCTATCTTTCCGGCTATGCGCAGGCGGTTTCGCACATTCAGGAGCTTCTTCTGGAGCGGAACCAGGGCATTTTAGGTCTGTTTAGAAGGCACAATGTTCCAAAGATCATAAGCGCCCTGACTCGTGCCTTTTCGCTGGATACTCATCTGGTTCTGGATGCGCATTTTTCTGCCGAAAAGGAAGAGCAGGAAACGGCTTTTGCGCATCTGACGGCGGGTATCGACCGGATGGCGGCGCGGGATCTGACACAGCTTATCCCCGGGCCGGAGGCAAGCGACTACCCTGAGCGCTACGATCCGGTGCGCAAGGCCTTCAATGGGTTGATCTGTACTCAGCGTGATGTGCTGCATACCATCCAGGATGCGGCCTCCCGGTTGAACATTCGCGCCAATGAGGTGGTCCAGTCGGCAGAGGATCTGTCACAGCGTACGGAATCCCAGGCAGCGACCTTGGAAGAAACAGCGGCTGCGGTCGAGCAGATTACCGTGAGCATGCATGCGTCGGCCGATGCGACATCGGAAACCACCAAGATCGTCCATAGCACCAGAGACGGGGCCGCGCGCGGGGGCGAGGTGGTTCAGAGCGCCATTCAAAAGATGCAGGATATCGAGGATTCATCGCATCAGATCTCGCAGATCATCAATGTGATCGATGATATCGCCTTTCAAACCAACCTACTGGCACTGAATGCGGGGGTGGAGGCCGCAAGGGCGGGGGAAACCGGCAAAGGCTTTGCCGTGGTTGCCTCTGAAGTGCGAGCGCTGGCGCAAAGGTCAGCGGATTCTGCAAATGAAATCAAATCACTGATCAATGTCAGTGCGGGCCACGTGGAGGGGGGAGTGACGCTGGTTAATGATACCGGCGAGGCTTTGACCATGATCCGCGGTGATATTGGCCGGACGGTCGAGTTGACGTCGGAAGTCGCCAACTCAGCGCAGCAGCAATCCACTGGTCTTGGTGAAATCAACGTCGGTGTGTCGCAACTGGATCAGGTGACGCAGCAGAATGCGGCAATGGCGGAACAGGTGACGGCGGCGGCGCTCTCCATGACCGAGGACGTCGGCAGGCTGAACACGTTGATTGGATCCTTTGATATCGGAAGGCCGACAATCGGTTGCGCTGAGGCAGAAGCCATGCCGGAGAGCACCTCTGCTGCCAATTTGCGGGCTGGTTGA
- a CDS encoding AMP-dependent synthetase/ligase, whose protein sequence is MNMQNLGQTAHPQVVLNGVSFNAEPGQRPVLVDGCDTIVKLFQLRCQALGDRTAHREKDMGIWKAYSWNDYWDHAKWIGLGLMSLGLKRGEVVSILSEDRREWLYSDLGIQGVGGIASGVYTTDSASQLAYLVNDSDSRFLFVENDEQLDKYLEIADQVPGLAKVIIYEREGLHDLDHEKCLFIEDLYELGKAYEARHPGTFEAEISKSQPEDTALLIYTSGTTGMPKGAMLSNENILASTEAGARALEVYKTDDQLCFLPLCHILERNVSVYFPLAASSTVNFAESPETVFDNMQEVSPATFFAVPRVWEKIYSRVLVLAQEATPIGRIAFHQAVKAGRKRAQYVMYGKPVPSGVAASYAFWDFAVLRNLRRMLGMDKMRRGGTGAAPISPELLEWYWSIGVPLIEGYGMTENAGLSTINTFDTNAPGTVGHAVPGVEVRIAEDGEIQTKGLNNFQGYWRNNEKTAETFTTDGWLRTGDVGRLDDKGNLTITGRIKDIIITAGGKNITPAEIESRLKFSHYISDAVVIGDGRKYLTCLIMIDQENVEKFAQDRKIPFSDFASLCAAEEVVQLIGAEVEAVNRDFARVEQIKDFRLINVLLTAEDDELTATMKLKRSFVEKKHKALIDDMY, encoded by the coding sequence ATGAACATGCAAAACCTTGGACAGACCGCACACCCGCAGGTGGTTCTCAACGGCGTTTCGTTCAACGCAGAGCCGGGCCAGCGCCCGGTGTTGGTGGACGGCTGTGACACCATCGTGAAACTGTTTCAGCTGCGTTGTCAGGCGCTGGGCGACCGAACTGCTCACCGCGAAAAGGATATGGGCATCTGGAAAGCCTATTCCTGGAACGATTACTGGGATCACGCGAAATGGATTGGCCTTGGCCTGATGTCGCTGGGTCTGAAACGCGGCGAGGTGGTGTCGATCTTAAGTGAGGACCGGCGCGAGTGGCTTTACTCCGATCTGGGTATTCAGGGTGTTGGCGGGATTGCCTCTGGCGTCTACACCACGGACTCTGCCTCGCAGCTGGCCTATCTGGTCAATGACAGCGACAGCCGGTTCCTGTTTGTCGAAAACGACGAACAGCTCGACAAGTACCTTGAGATCGCCGATCAGGTTCCGGGGCTGGCCAAGGTCATCATCTATGAACGCGAAGGGCTGCATGATCTGGATCATGAAAAATGCCTTTTCATCGAGGATCTGTACGAGCTGGGTAAAGCCTATGAAGCGCGCCATCCCGGCACCTTCGAGGCTGAAATTTCCAAATCCCAGCCCGAGGACACGGCGCTTCTGATCTATACATCGGGCACCACGGGCATGCCCAAAGGCGCTATGCTCAGCAATGAGAATATCCTTGCCTCGACCGAGGCGGGGGCGCGGGCGCTGGAAGTCTACAAGACAGACGATCAGCTGTGTTTTCTGCCGCTGTGCCACATCCTTGAACGCAACGTGTCGGTCTATTTCCCGCTCGCGGCTTCCAGCACGGTGAACTTCGCCGAAAGCCCGGAAACCGTGTTCGACAATATGCAGGAGGTCTCTCCGGCGACCTTTTTCGCGGTGCCACGGGTCTGGGAAAAGATCTACTCCCGGGTCCTGGTTCTGGCGCAGGAAGCCACGCCGATTGGCCGTATTGCCTTCCATCAGGCGGTCAAGGCCGGGCGCAAGCGGGCGCAATACGTGATGTACGGAAAACCCGTCCCTTCGGGCGTGGCGGCGTCTTATGCCTTCTGGGATTTTGCGGTTCTGCGCAATCTGCGCCGGATGCTGGGCATGGACAAGATGCGCCGCGGCGGAACCGGCGCCGCGCCGATCTCACCCGAGCTATTGGAATGGTACTGGTCCATCGGTGTGCCGCTGATCGAAGGCTACGGCATGACCGAGAACGCCGGCCTGTCCACCATCAACACTTTCGACACCAACGCGCCGGGAACGGTGGGGCACGCGGTGCCTGGGGTCGAGGTGCGCATCGCGGAAGACGGGGAGATCCAGACCAAGGGGCTCAACAACTTCCAGGGTTACTGGCGCAACAATGAAAAGACCGCCGAGACCTTTACCACCGATGGCTGGCTGCGCACGGGTGATGTCGGCAGGCTGGATGACAAGGGCAATCTGACCATCACCGGCCGAATCAAGGACATCATCATCACCGCAGGCGGCAAGAACATCACCCCGGCCGAAATCGAAAGCCGGTTGAAGTTCAGCCACTATATCTCGGATGCGGTGGTGATCGGGGACGGGCGCAAATATCTCACCTGTCTGATCATGATCGATCAGGAAAATGTTGAGAAATTCGCGCAGGACCGCAAGATACCCTTTAGCGACTTTGCATCGCTCTGTGCCGCGGAGGAGGTGGTACAGCTGATCGGAGCAGAGGTCGAAGCTGTGAACCGGGACTTTGCACGGGTCGAACAGATCAAGGATTTCCGCCTGATCAACGTTCTTCTGACGGCCGAGGACGACGAGTTGACCGCAACGATGAAACTGAAACGCAGTTTTGTGGAGAAGAAGCACAAGGCACTAATCGACGACATGTACTAG
- a CDS encoding MBL fold metallo-hydrolase produces the protein MASAAAASGGDQLMIGDMSLQTLSDGNLVLPQGFLFPEQSPEQLMPILTRHGVAQDPMEPPLNVTLMRQGDRVVLFDAGSGPAFQASAGQLPAALEAAGVSPEDVTHVVFTHCHPDHLWGVLDDFDDPLFANAEHFIGQQEWDFWFDPSTIDTIGEARATMAAGALRRMEILEDQITRFRDGEEILPGVAARATYGHTPGHMSFELRSGSESVMVLGDAIGNSHVSFERPDWHVGSDQDAAMAAAARMSLLDQLAHEQTRVIGYHLPEGGLGQVARKGDGYRFIPL, from the coding sequence ATGGCATCGGCGGCTGCAGCCTCGGGCGGCGATCAGCTGATGATTGGCGATATGTCCCTTCAAACCCTGTCTGATGGCAACCTTGTGCTGCCTCAGGGGTTCCTGTTTCCCGAGCAGTCGCCAGAGCAGCTGATGCCCATCCTGACACGGCACGGCGTTGCCCAGGATCCGATGGAACCTCCGCTGAACGTCACGCTGATGCGTCAGGGCGACCGCGTCGTGCTGTTCGATGCCGGTTCCGGCCCGGCCTTCCAGGCCAGCGCGGGGCAACTGCCCGCCGCGCTGGAGGCGGCAGGCGTATCCCCCGAGGACGTCACCCATGTGGTGTTCACCCATTGCCACCCGGATCACCTGTGGGGCGTTCTGGACGATTTCGATGATCCTCTGTTTGCCAATGCCGAACATTTCATCGGACAGCAGGAATGGGATTTCTGGTTCGACCCCAGCACCATTGACACGATCGGCGAGGCCCGCGCTACCATGGCCGCCGGGGCGCTTCGGCGGATGGAGATCCTGGAGGACCAGATCACCCGGTTCCGCGATGGCGAAGAAATCCTGCCCGGTGTCGCGGCGCGGGCGACCTATGGTCATACGCCGGGCCATATGTCCTTTGAACTCAGGTCCGGCAGCGAGAGCGTGATGGTGCTTGGCGATGCCATCGGCAATTCCCACGTGAGCTTTGAAAGACCCGACTGGCACGTGGGATCCGACCAGGATGCAGCCATGGCCGCTGCCGCCCGCATGAGCTTGCTGGATCAGCTGGCTCACGAGCAGACGCGAGTGATTGGCTACCATCTACCAGAGGGTGGTTTGGGTCAGGTCGCGCGCAAGGGTGACGGTTACCGGTTTATCCCGTTGTAA
- a CDS encoding response regulator: protein MNTVALQSEKALNIVLVEDDDGDAKALRRAFKKAKIANPITRFKDGVEALAFLRGNLETTPPKTFVVLCDINMPRMNGLELLGKIREDPQLRKTLIFMLTTSDDERDIEMAYLNNVAGYIVKARAGHMFLDLMTTLDNYWRVVEIPEI from the coding sequence ATGAACACCGTCGCCCTCCAATCCGAAAAAGCGCTTAATATCGTGCTAGTCGAAGACGATGATGGCGACGCCAAAGCCTTGCGACGCGCCTTTAAGAAAGCGAAGATTGCAAATCCGATTACCCGTTTCAAAGATGGGGTAGAGGCGCTGGCGTTTTTGCGTGGAAATCTGGAAACCACACCCCCCAAAACCTTTGTCGTTTTATGCGACATTAATATGCCGCGCATGAATGGTTTAGAATTACTGGGCAAAATCAGAGAGGACCCTCAGCTTCGCAAAACGCTTATTTTCATGTTGACCACATCGGATGATGAACGTGATATTGAAATGGCCTATCTGAACAATGTTGCAGGTTATATTGTCAAAGCCCGAGCCGGACATATGTTCTTGGATCTGATGACAACCTTGGACAACTATTGGCGCGTCGTCGAAATTCCGGAAATTTAG
- a CDS encoding ABC transporter substrate-binding protein, protein MKKLTSALTMAAVALAGATAVQADTQGVTDSEVVIGSVNDLSGIFAAVGVPAVNGANLRFDEINAAGGVHGRQIKFVVEDNGYQIPRAMQGYNKLLNRDKAFAMLLSLGTPMNVAGFKLLDPKGIPNISPLSAARQMLQDPMHNKFIGFSSYYDQVQVGVKYLAGEFDAKEVCSMYIPSDFGKEIQESTEDVSKELGLTYAAETSHKPDELDFVGSLTKLKSAGCDVVTLALGVRQGITVVGTAKKLGWTDVKFLNTSAGFLDVVAAVPGGVTDGLYAAAGWVSLIARAEDPVPTEFMKAYEEKFGQPAGGFAMLGYSAADTVIRALEAAGQDLTQESFIKGMESLNFYDELTDSKITYAADDHRGADDIVISVVEDGKWKELSRQ, encoded by the coding sequence ATGAAAAAACTGACATCTGCGCTGACGATGGCGGCTGTAGCCCTTGCCGGGGCCACGGCTGTTCAGGCCGACACCCAGGGGGTTACGGACAGCGAAGTCGTAATCGGCTCGGTCAATGACCTCAGCGGTATCTTTGCTGCGGTGGGCGTGCCGGCGGTCAATGGCGCCAACCTGCGCTTTGACGAAATCAACGCCGCAGGCGGTGTGCATGGTCGCCAGATCAAGTTCGTCGTCGAGGACAACGGCTATCAGATCCCGCGCGCGATGCAGGGCTACAACAAGCTGCTGAACCGCGACAAGGCTTTTGCCATGCTTCTGTCGCTGGGCACACCGATGAACGTGGCTGGCTTCAAGCTGCTGGACCCCAAGGGCATTCCGAACATCAGCCCGCTGTCCGCCGCGCGTCAGATGCTTCAGGACCCGATGCACAACAAATTCATCGGCTTCTCCAGCTATTACGATCAGGTGCAGGTCGGGGTGAAATATCTGGCCGGTGAATTCGATGCCAAGGAAGTCTGCTCGATGTATATCCCGTCGGATTTCGGCAAGGAAATTCAGGAAAGCACCGAGGATGTAAGCAAAGAGCTGGGCCTGACCTATGCGGCGGAAACCTCGCACAAGCCGGATGAGCTGGATTTTGTCGGCTCGCTCACAAAGCTGAAGTCCGCTGGCTGTGACGTGGTGACACTGGCGCTGGGCGTGCGGCAGGGCATCACCGTTGTCGGCACCGCCAAGAAACTGGGCTGGACCGATGTGAAATTCCTCAACACGTCGGCCGGGTTCCTTGATGTGGTTGCTGCCGTTCCTGGTGGTGTGACCGATGGTCTTTACGCGGCGGCTGGCTGGGTCAGCCTGATCGCCCGCGCCGAAGATCCGGTGCCGACCGAATTCATGAAAGCCTACGAGGAAAAGTTCGGTCAGCCGGCCGGTGGCTTTGCCATGCTGGGGTATTCCGCAGCGGATACGGTCATTCGCGCGCTTGAGGCCGCAGGTCAGGATCTGACGCAGGAAAGCTTTATCAAGGGGATGGAGAGCCTCAATTTCTATGATGAGCTGACCGACAGCAAGATCACCTATGCGGCGGATGATCACCGTGGTGCGGACGATATCGTGATCTCGGTTGTCGAAGATGGCAAATGGAAAGAGCTGAGCCGCCAGTAA